gaggacgcGTTAGAGCTGGAGATGCCAACTGACAATGGCAACCACCACGTTGTCGTCTGTCAACGTCCCATTGACGCCGTGGTCTTGATCCTCAACCAGGATCAACCGCCAGCCACCGCCCTGCCAGGTGTAGTAGCGATCGAGGAGAAACCTTTTGTCGTTATGGGCTGTACAGAACCTGTGGCTCCCCCTAACAACACTGAAATCTCGGTCATACCCGACGAAGAAGGGGAGGAACCTGTACAGGAGCCCAAAAGAAAGAGCCTCGGGTGGAGATTCTTCAATTGGCTCTGTgtggtgaaggagaaggagccaAAAAATAAGAGGAACGCCGGGACCTACCTGAAGGAGGACACGGAGGAACACCTCATCTCCAGCAGTGAGTCCTTTTGAATAACCTTGGCTAATTGTGCAATCCAAAACATTTCATGACGCCACTAAGGATGTTGTGGTGTGTGGCACATGCTCTTGCATTCTTTTAAATCTTCTTACATGTCCATTTTGTTCTGCAGAAGCTGATAAACGCCGGGAGCAGAAGGAGGCTCagaggctgaaggaggagcagcgcTACGAGCAGTGGGCTGCTGAACGGGGCCTCAGCGATGCAGGAGAGGGGCCAGCAGACGGGCCTAAGAAAAGGATGACCAGATTGCAGAAGGTGTCTTTGGGGTGAGTTACTGTTTATTTCTTAATATGAGAAGATATGAGGCTTCAGCGTCAACAGAAACCTGATTTCTTTCAACCTTGTTTCGTTTGCATTTCCAGATTGGTCGCCCTGTGCCAATAAGCCGATCACCTCCATCCGGCCACCCCCGGTGCGGGTCAcctgtacatatatacatagaagCATAATAAAACTCAAAGAATACAAAAGAATACAAAAGAACACAAGACAATACAAGACCACTTTTGGTCCGAAGTCTGTGCTGCAATTTCGAgcttaaaaaaaatcaaaataaaacTCAAAGACTCGAAGACAGCATAGCTCTATGGACCAATCTCCCATGGCCATGGGATCCCCATCATCTCAGGGCGTTTTTCACAGGACAACAGGCCAAGAAAAGAGCATCTCAAAATGGAAGCATCAACTGTATGTTTCCACTGCCTGTCATTCTGTGTATTACACTTTTGTATTTGACTGTACTATTTATATTCGATGACAACAACATCCAATAAAAAATTCTTTGAGAAAGCTGGtcatattgtgtttgtttttagatGTATACAAATATCTAATACTTAATGGCAGACCCACTCTCTTTGACTGACACTTGTGTGAGCgtgaacaaacatacacaccacagCAGGAAGGTGTAATAATATGCGACTGACATCTTAGCTGGTAAGCATTCAACTAACTTTATTAAACATTTCGCTACGTCTCCAGCTACGGTGGCCTCTTAGGAACATAATAGTGTCACCCAGGATATCCTTACATCTCCCTTACACAGTAAACAAAAACAGATTCACTATGCACTCTTTaaacaaagtaaataaataataatttggtgCCAGAGGTTGCCAGTTCTTAGCACACTGTAGGAGGACAGTCTTTACCACCGCCTCATAGCAAACAGACTGTTTACAGCCTTCGGCTACAGATCAAGTCTTTCAGGGGCTTTTCTAATGCGCTCTGACCGTCTCTCTGGAGCTGCCTCTGGCTCCGTCACGACAGGTGCATTCTCCTCTAAAACCACTGGCTGATGGTTACtgttgtgcatgtttgtccCTGTGCTCCTCTATTGAAGGAACTGCATTGCTGGCCTGTCTTTTGAGTAGCTGCAACCTGTTTCGTCTGACCACAGCCCCGGTGTCCGTCTGGACTGCGTAGGTCCTCGGAGCCACTTCATTTAGCACTGTTCCAGCGCGCTGCCAAATTCTGTCTTCCTGTGTTGAAAACTCGGACTCTGTCGCCCGCCTGCAGAGGTTGCATTGCTTTTGCTGTTGGGATCTGTGTCTGTAGTCGTCTGCCCATGAGCAGTTCAGCCGTAGACTTCCCGCACGCCGAGGTGCTGCTCTATAAGCGAGCAGAGTAAGGATCCTCACCATTCTCTGTTGCCTTTGTCAGAAGACCTTTCACCATTTGAACACCCTTCTCAGCCTTGCCATTTGCCTGTGGGAAGTGTGGGTTTACTGTGACATGTTCAAATCCATACTCTCTGGCAAACTGCTTGAACTCCTGACTGGCATACTGAGGCTCATTGTCCGAGACGACAGTTCCTGGAATGCCATGTCTTGCAAAGCTGGACTTCATATCATCTCAGGATAGTTGGAGTAGTAGTCGATCATCAGTAGatatactctctccctctgaagtGGAACAGGTCTGTCCCAATTTTTTCCCAGGGgtgctccgcccccccccccccaacaacgttgttttttttcagtaataaaaaacaaaaatcgttaataatgaatgatttaattataattaagacaataaaaatgtgtaaaatgggccacagttctgctctgtgcggaagagaattgaCCTTTCGCAAAACCCCGCCCCCAAACGGTCATTGTCCAATCATACATCCTAGCAACCGTTACTATGTAAACAAGGTCCGACAAACAAAGTCCGACAAGCAAAATGGTGAAGCGATGTGCCTATGGCGTATGTAAATCGGACAGTAGGTACCCCAAGAGTTTGGCTGGGGGAGTCGTGTTCTTTCCTTTTCCAAAGCCGAAAACACAACAGGAGCGGTGCCTACGATGGATCAAACAGTGTGGAAGGCCCCACTCCCAGCTAAATGTCACGAAAATAAACAAGCATGCATACGTCTGCTCCAAGGTAAGGCTAGGCTAGACTAACGCCATAGTGATAGCTAGCTAATAATACTGGATATCAAAGTTATGGTTACTATTAGCAAATATTGTATACTACTAGTtcgtggtgcaacggttcacggatttcccgtgatccgtacggatcaaccctcacggttcgggacgcaagtgatcctgcggatcggctgataattttttttttttatcagcagtcttgttatctttattgttgttgatccgaaaatgatccgacccgtgactcaaaaaccgtgacccgatccgaaccgtgagatTTGTGATCGGTTGCACCCTTATTACTAGTATATCATTGCCAGAACGTTACCCTCTAAGCTTAGCTAGCCCTAGCGTTACGTAACGTTATGTTTCGTCAGTTTACATCGAAGTTGAACATAGCGTCCCAACAGGCAATTTAAACttattttgttttcatctttcatGTAGCATTTTGTGAATGGACAGCCTACCCCTGAGTATCCCCACCCTGTACTTGCTGTACAAGTGTCGAACCAGACTAGGGAGCAGCTCGGAGGCTGTCGAAAGCCACCCCAAAAACGGTAAGCCTAAATTACATGTCAATAATATTTGATTTGAAGTGCAGTATATAACTCTATATTTAACCTGTTAGTACATGTCATATAGCCTAACGTTACTGTTACTGTAAATAAGAACATGTTATTGACTcgctggttaaataaaggttaatgatgatgatatacaatataatagaaACAAAGTACTGTAAATTCATGTCCCAAAAATCTATACAGATGCAGATTAAGTGTGCAGGATGCCTCTGGCTCCACCTCCAGCACTGATGATGCAGACGAGACTCAACAGTATATTGTTGACAGTGGTGAGTGATAAGCCTTTTTCAAGTTAATACTGGCGTAACAGGAGTGGACTAGCCTGCCCAATCCCATTACCTCTGTATTGTGTTGAATGATAGAATAGGCAGCAAGATGTTTCAGACAGTGAATAAGTTCCTTTATTGGCACTTTCATTCTCTGTTCAGAggtcaaaacaaacaagaagaaCAAAGAAACAAGAGAACAAAATAAGagtccatacatacatacagtaagACGATCACGGATTTATCTCACTGGTATGTAACATAGTAGTCAAAGAAAAATGCATCAAGCTTGCTCTTCATCTCTTCCCATTTTGCAACATCAAATTGTATTCTTTCTAGGTGGTAATCTTCCtcacatttaacaaaaaaatcACACCATGACATACCCGTGAGCCCAAGCTGCCCCATTATTTGATAATGATGGGCATTACACTCTTTTAGTTTATAGCGTCCATCTGCCTGCTTGCAAAGGTAAGGACACTCTGTAAAGCTGTTCTTGGATGGGCACTTAATTTCTAAAAGCCCATAGCTTGGGCTttcactccctcctccctctatcaCCTTACGGTCAGGTGAAGTACCAAGGTGTGGGGCATCAGGATTTACAACAAAACCACATGGATACACTAGATTACCTGTGAGCTTTGTGTACTGTGTTGCTGCTATGGGCTCTTGTTCTACACCTCTTTTCATGGCCTTAGTTTGTACTGATGCGGCACTCTTTAAGCTTGTAGCAAGTTTTTCATGGTCAGCTCTCCTAGAGCAGATTCTTTTAAAAGAGGTTGATGTTATTCGGGCAGACCTTGCATGGAACCACAAGTTGTTTGTGCTCTGTTCCCTGGTTTCCTGTTCCAGAGCTATAGAATCAGGCAAAGACATTTTCAGTTCTGTGTAACAACGCATGGCACTTTCACTCAGAACTGTGCAGAAGCTGGTGGGTTGGGATGGCAGAGGAAAGTTGGGCAGGTCATCTGGTTGGCTGACAGGAGTTACTCCAGGATCAACAGAAGACTCTCCAACTTGGCAAACAAGTGGCAGCTTTAAAAAAGGGACAAAGATAAAGGATTATCAATAACATGCAAACATTTTTTCATTACAGAGAGTACTGAGCAACCCCCACTTCCTGGATGCCAGCTAGAAAGAGAGCCTGAGGAGGACCAGAGCACTGAAAAGGAGAAGAAattagaagaagaaaacaacaacatgaaatTGAAATTGTCTTTAAAGGAAACTGAAATAGAAAGGCTGAAAGCACAAATTAGCACACTTAAAAAGAAAACTCTAACACCTGAACTACTTGAAAGCAGTGAAATCCCTAAAATGTTGGAATACAGTACTGGGTTTACATATGATCGATTCAACCAACTGTGCACAATATTTGGCATCCCAAATGATCCACACACCACTCAAATAAATGTGCCCTTAAACTACAAGCGCAATGATTGGCAAGTTGCTGAGATGCCCCTCCGTAGCCAGTTGCTGTTTGTTTTAATGAAACTTCGCAACAACGAAGACCTAAAGAACCTTGCCTTTAGATTTAATATAACCACGCAAACAGCAAGTACTATTTTCAATTCCTGGATTCATTATATGTTTGACGTATTAGGTGAATTACCAATTTGGCCTCACAGAGATGTCATTGCACAAAACATGCCAGAAACCTACAAAGCAGACTACCCATCCACATTTGCAATATTAGATTGTACAGAGCTGAAAATCGAAAGGCCAACGTCACTGGTGTTGCAAAGCCAGAGCTTTTCAAACTacaaaagcacaaacacccTAAAATCGCTAGTTGCCTGTGACCCCCGTGGTGCTGTGATTTTTTCATCTGCCCTCTTCACAGGATCCATGTCCGATAAGGAGATAGTCAGGCAATGTGGTATCATCCCGTTACTAGAGCAACTTATAGAGAGTGGCTATTTGCAAAGAGGGGATGGCATAATGGCTGATAAGGGCTTCTTGATCGAGGAAGAGATGCGAGCAGTCGGACTGCAGTTAAACCTGCCACCGTTTTCGAGATTTAAGAGGCAAATGCCCGCTGGAGATGTGCTGGTGACAAAGCGCATTGCAAAGCACAGGGTGCACGTAGAGAGGGCCAtcggtaaaataaaaaagttcaaGATGGTGTCAGACAAAATTCCTAATACAAGGTTAGGGATTATAAATCACATCTGGTATGTGGTGAGCATGCTTTCAAACTTCCAGCCACACATACTTAAGTAAGGGACAGTCTGGGACAGTCGTAGCATCACATGGCAACAAATACAAAGTATTACTACATGACATTATTACTGCTTTAACCTGTTATTTTTACTCACCACTGTGGGGCATTTTGTCAGCCTGAGCTGTGGAAGGTGCTATAGAAATCcttgtttcatgtttttatgtgtaggtgtatataatatgtcagcccaattttcctttttttacatTGTAAGCACAATTTAGAATTTGTAAATGTCAAATTTTAATGAAACTTTAATAAAATCTCACCTGGTGGCTTAGACCGCACCCCACTGCATACTTCCTGCCTCCAACTTCTACCTCAGGTGCAGTTTCATCAGCAATGTAGCTTATAGGTGCATCTGACATCTCCCTCAGTAGACCATACACTGCTGTCCCTAACTCTTTCCTTTAACAAATACATTCAGAGGTGAGTATTATTGTCTATCATGTTACACAGTACACAGGAATATGTTCAGAACAGTGTGAATGATGGTGTTGCTGTAGAGTACATGGAAAGTAAAATACTTACTTATTGTGGATATAGCTGGACATGATGGGTTTCCGCTTGCGGTTGACTTTGGCCTTGGCTACCACCACACTGCTCACAGGTTGTCCAGTTATTTTTTTACCCCTGGCTTTGTGCCACTGCTGAGGCTGGCTTGTGGAGGAGATGTCATTATGTCTGGCACGGCACAGGTCCAGGGTGTACATAAGGCCCACAATGTGAGAGCAAAAACCTGGTGAACTGATTTAAGCCAGAAGTAGCATTAGGTGTTTGTTTTGGAAATGCTATTTGCAGTGACTATGAATTGCTTATGTCAACCAGCCTTATGACAATAATGTTACTAGCTAGTTACTGCAATATTAGAGTGCCTTGACATGTAACCTTACATCCATGTTGTAACAACATATTGTAACAAGCTAGACTCTGATGACGTTGCTTCTTGCTAGAAAGGATAGTTGAAAGGATGTTGACTGGCTATCTAActaatttaaatatttcagtCAACATCCTCCTGAAGTATACAAGTGTCCTGAACTTACCCGGCAGTGCAAGAGCATAACTGGTCCAAAAGGCTGTGCTCGTTGCATGTGAGGTAGAGATCATGGGGTTTCTCCGATTTTGCCATTGACCGGTACGCTTTCGCCTCGACAGTCGTAGTGTCcccttctttgtttattttaatgtttttaatgtatCCCTCCACCGCATACTGTAACCCCTTTTGCCTCGATCTGGAGGATATCGCACAAGTATTGCTCCAAAAAGAGTCACTGACACGCACCGCTATATTTTTCCCCGACATGACACTGTGTTGACACTCCGTCGGCGTCAAGAAGCTTGTCGGGCTAGCAACGGTAActaaggggggcggggcttttgCGAAAGGTCAATTGGcgcacttccttacaagaccggtaaccatagcaacgccggtaaacaatagcactccggatggccgtagtgctCCCCGCCctacagccatccggaggcgcacagagcgttttggccttgatattttctatacaattatattataccaTTAtacagtggcggactcagagtgtttgaagggcaggggcgaaaaaataaaaagggcacattctggacaacattgggccccaccagcggacacagtggcttttctaTCTTGATGAtgttttgttcccccaacggagccttgaaggcagcgctgccttgaaggtcttatcccctaaccttagcaagcgctgccttgaaggtccaattcggggcacttgttacatctccatgtagcacttaaaagaatagttgggctcataattgaaacggggggtctgggggtgctCCCCCAGAAAAATTGttgcttcaaagacactgtttccccttattctagcgactttataaacaccaaaatgagcccactttcacattttagccaaagaaaggaggatgccttactgctttcatctttactaacatttaagtaaaaattagactggagaaaattcaatgtgccACTCCCATACAGTCGttgaccgctgacagccagctacggaaaaatttaaggaagttttccttcatgttgaggtgatagctgaccattatcgtctctcttgcatgaaatgacctacacttgaatgatgttgaacgctcaaaaaatgtgtatacattttaaacggattatgcatactgaaaatattaagtttttctaACTTGGTATCTAATTGCGCCTTTCCACTATTGGTACTGACATACTCTTAATCCActttttgcttcgttatccagtggagatttaagtaccactcgatgtacctgtttgtcatggcgacgccacatgaaagcaaagcctcgcattccccgttcgtcagctaccaaagagaggaacgtctgtacctcaatagctaaccacaacatgttttttttggtttgccatattcttgctccagagggcacatcatcatcatcaggggctacctagggcactcattaaattttgttcacgtgtaaagggcagccaataaggcactttctctcattttcacaaccatagagggcactttagcacactttttcaaccatgggggcaccagacgggcagaaaaGCACTAGAACTGCTGCAACTCCCGAGCATGCCGTCTGCAGAAGTTCTCTGATGACTCCTCCATTGTTGGATGCATCACAGACAATAGG
Above is a window of Gadus morhua chromosome 15, gadMor3.0, whole genome shotgun sequence DNA encoding:
- the LOC115560263 gene encoding uncharacterized protein LOC115560263 isoform X1, giving the protein MSGKNIAVRVSDSFWSNTCAISSRSRQKGLQYAVEGYIKNIKINKEGDTTTVEAKAYRSMAKSEKPHDLYLTCNEHSLLDQLCSCTAGSPGFCSHIVGLMYTLDLCRARHNDISSTSQPQQWHKARGKKITGQPVSSVVVAKAKVNRKRKPIMSSYIHNKKELGTAVYGLLREMSDAPISYIADETAPEVEVGGRKYAVGCGLSHQLPLVCQVGESSVDPGVTPVSQPDDLPNFPLPSQPTSFCTVLSESAMRCYTELKMSLPDSIALEQETREQSTNNLWFHARSARITSTSFKRICSRRADHEKLATSLKSAASVQTKAMKRGVEQEPIAATQYTKLTGNLVYPCGFVVNPDAPHLGTSPDRKVIEGGGSESPSYGLLEIKCPSKNSFTECPYLCKQADGRYKLKECNAHHYQIMGQLGLTGMSWCDFFVKCEEDYHLERIQFDVAKWEEMKSKLDAFFFDYYVTYQ
- the LOC115560262 gene encoding uncharacterized protein LOC115560262 gives rise to the protein MVKRCAYGVCKSDSRYPKSLAGGVVFFPFPKPKTQQERCLRWIKQCGRPHSQLNVTKINKHAYVCSKHFVNGQPTPEYPHPVLAVQVSNQTREQLGGCRKPPQKRCRLSVQDASGSTSSTDDADETQQYIVDSESTEQPPLPGCQLEREPEEDQSTEKEKKLEEENNNMKLKLSLKETEIERLKAQISTLKKKTLTPELLESSEIPKMLEYSTGFTYDRFNQLCTIFGIPNDPHTTQINVPLNYKRNDWQVAEMPLRSQLLFVLMKLRNNEDLKNLAFRFNITTQTASTIFNSWIHYMFDVLGELPIWPHRDVIAQNMPETYKADYPSTFAILDCTELKIERPTSLVLQSQSFSNYKSTNTLKSLVACDPRGAVIFSSALFTGSMSDKEIVRQCGIIPLLEQLIESGYLQRGDGIMADKGFLIEEEMRAVGLQLNLPPFSRFKRQMPAGDVLVTKRIAKHRVHVERAIGKIKKFKMVSDKIPNTRLGIINHIWYVVSMLSNFQPHILK
- the LOC115560263 gene encoding uncharacterized protein LOC115560263 isoform X2; this encodes MYTLDLCRARHNDISSTSQPQQWHKARGKKITGQPVSSVVVAKAKVNRKRKPIMSSYIHNKKELGTAVYGLLREMSDAPISYIADETAPEVEVGGRKYAVGCGLSHQLPLVCQVGESSVDPGVTPVSQPDDLPNFPLPSQPTSFCTVLSESAMRCYTELKMSLPDSIALEQETREQSTNNLWFHARSARITSTSFKRICSRRADHEKLATSLKSAASVQTKAMKRGVEQEPIAATQYTKLTGNLVYPCGFVVNPDAPHLGTSPDRKVIEGGGSESPSYGLLEIKCPSKNSFTECPYLCKQADGRYKLKECNAHHYQIMGQLGLTGMSWCDFFVKCEEDYHLERIQFDVAKWEEMKSKLDAFFFDYYVTYQ